AGTAGTGGAGAATTACGATAAAGAAAATCATTATGAGCTATTGGCATCACGGAAATCAGTTCATCATAGTCAAGCAATATAGCTAAACCAGCATCCGCCATGCGAAAAATTTCATCACCGTGGGAAATCGTTTCATCTCTGAGCACCACCAACACATCTACATCTGATTCCTCAGTTTCCTCATGACGAGCAACCGAACCATACAGCACTAAACTGGCTAACCGCTTGCCATAGAGTGCAGTCAGCTTCTGCTTAAATTCCCGTAAAAGCTGCTTAATTTTAGGATTGAGAGTATCAGCGTCCTCAATGGTCGGAAGGTCACTTACTTGACAATCGGTAGCCTGGTCCGTGGGCTGATGATTTGAAGCAACCATAATTGCAACCTGATTGCAATACTAAGTATAGAGGGCAGACGCTGGGATTGGAATGATTCTGATGGATGTAAAAAACTTTACTGTAACTGTAATTGTATAACTGTAATACTGTAAACCCGTGCCTGTTCAAGACGACCCAGTGCCTGTTTAAACAAGGCTGGCTTTGTTTAAAGACGAAGCAGTTCCTGTTGAAGACGAACTTATTGCTGTGGTTTTTGAAATTCCCTCGTTACTGGGGAGATGGCCTGATGGAGCGTTGGGCTGTAAACCTCGTCCAACTTGAGACCTGGAGTTTTAGGCGAACCCAAGGTAGGGTAGAGACCTGTCCAAGATTCGTTCGCATTCATCATAGCGCTTGCTGGCGATTTATGAAATTGCCCAAGGCGACAGTGCGACTCAAGTGGCCTACCAGAGTCACCGGAACCCGCAAACGGTGATGGAGTGGGTACATCGCTATAACGCTCACGGCCCTGATGCCTTGACCTACCAGCGCAGTGGAGGTC
This portion of the Halomicronema hongdechloris C2206 genome encodes:
- a CDS encoding nucleotidyltransferase family protein — translated: MVASNHQPTDQATDCQVSDLPTIEDADTLNPKIKQLLREFKQKLTALYGKRLASLVLYGSVARHEETEESDVDVLVVLRDETISHGDEIFRMADAGLAILLDYDELISVMPIAHNDFLYRNSPLLWNVRREGILV
- a CDS encoding helix-turn-helix domain-containing protein: MLAIYEIAQGDSATQVAYQSHRNPQTVMEWVHRYNAHGPDALTYQRSGGHPPLCRMRSSAA